Within Spinacia oleracea cultivar Varoflay chromosome 4, BTI_SOV_V1, whole genome shotgun sequence, the genomic segment CGGGGTTGCATTTTGTTGCTTAGCCCCACTTACATTGATAACAATCTTTGTATCCATGTGTTGCTTAGCCCTAGTCCAATACCTGAATACACTGATTCTGTGGACTGTGGACTGTGGACTTTGACTTCTCTGgctattttatttttaactaCTTCATCAGCAAGGAGAAGCAGTTTATCCATCATATCTTTCTTTTGATCATCTTTCAGCTCTACTTTTTTCACTTATCTACATAACTTGCAAATATGTAACTTCTTTTGAATCAACTTACAATTGAAATATGTGTAatggtttgaaattattcattgaCAGAGTAATACTTTGTAACATAAATTTAGAGGAGAATTTGAAATAGAAAGATAAGTTGCAATAAAACCGATGACATTATTTGAGTGTGTTCATAATTAGATAGTGTATCAAATAACTAGAATGTTGTAGACACATTAATGTACATCTGATGAGTAGATTAGAATTCAAATAGCGTTTCTGGTAGGTATCCAAGTTCATTGAGATAAGCTACCATGGCCTTGTTCATTCCTGGTGGTCCACACCTCAATATCTGATATCATGCATTGCAGATTGTAGACCAACAAATTCTGATTAGTGCAAGAtttacaaaattaaattaagtcaAGTTTAGCGTTGTTGGTTGTTGAACGCGTTTTTGTTAGCATAATGGTGGTTATTCTTACACATATCTCTAGTTGGATTTGTTAATAACTTGTCCTATAAGGCATATTAGTTATAGAAAAAGAGGCGTTTACTGGAAGAATGAACCAAGTGATATACCATAACATCAGTTGCTGGTTTAGGGAAATGTTTTTGAATGATTTCCTTGGATATACGCCCAACACCAGAATCCCAGTTCAGAGGAGGCTGTCAAATAAGATGAATTGCAGACGGTTACCCACTTACTTACACTTGTGGTGTTTGTAAAGATAATCCTAATCCCACTGAGATAAAAGCAAGATGCAGTACCTCAGACACAACATAATGGATATTAAATCGTTCTGGGTATTTGCGGGCAAAGCTATCAAGATCATCCTGAAAAATGTAACATAAGGATGGATAAATTTATTTGAGTGTGAAGAAAGAATTATTGTTGAAAAAAATTATGTACCTTGAGAAGAATGTCGTCAACTGTATGATTAGCATAAATAAGATGGATTTTTGCCTGGTCTTTCGGGTTTTCCATTATGGCTCTAGTAATCTAAGCAGAAAGTAAGTCCAACAAGGTTATTAGAATAGTTTTGATTCCTTGAAAAAGTGAGTataaaaaagttaaaacaaaGCAATACCTGAAACATAGGAGTGATGCCAGTACCTCCAGCAAGCATACCAAATGCTCTGGCTTGGCCAGGTTGATACCTGAATCGTCCCTTAAAAAGACACGAGACACGAGACACAAAACACAAAATCATAATATTTTATACTAGATCGATAAAGCTGTAAAATAGTACAAGATCGAAGCTCGAGAACAAGAATCATATGATAGTATTACCACAGGTCCTATCACAGGCAGGAAATCACCCTCTCGCATCTGTCTGAAATGGTGAGACATTCGTCCTTGGGGATACATCtggaaataaatgaataagGTTCACTCTTCAAACAACCAAACTACAGCTAGTCAAATCATGATCAACCAAATCCCTCCCGCGTATATTAGGAACAATAAACAGTTAAAAGTTGAGTAGCCAATTAATGCTTTTGAAGAGACAATTTTACCAACATGCTTCTAACAAAGGATCATTTTATAACGTACTGGTCAATGGTCATTACTCGCTACTTTCTTGTAAACTACTTGATTCTTCATAGTTGATACCTTAACAAGTAGTTCAAAGTAGCCTATATTTGAGTCCAAAGTTATTGGAGTATAGGGCCGGACAACTTCTTCACCGTCACTATCCTTTCCCCTGAACTGTCAAAACGCATCATTAGATACTGCGCGCCAACTACGCATCATTAGATACATTTTACAGTGAATATCTTAGGAGTTAGGAGGGGCTGACCTGCATCTGATGTATTGGCCAACAGGAAGACCTATTGTAGATTCCGGCGTGGCAAGTGCAAATCGAAATCTGTCAGTGTTGTGACTCACTTTTGTTCTCTTCACGAGCTTGAATTCCTTGAATTTCTTCGGGTTTAAGCAACCTTAGGAAAAGCAGCATAACaaattaactaattgatgcTTGTATTAGAACAAAACTTATTGCAACTCCTAATCCTAAGGTTGTCTTTCTCTGCTGTGAGTATCTGCATGAGCATATGATTATATAAATACCTTTTGGTTTCCATTTGCCAAAGAATGTGATGATAGCGATACCAGCAATGACAACTAACGCGATAGCAATGCTAAATGAGTATTCTGTTAAACTCTTAAAAGAATTCATGATTTCCCAGTATGTGGAATTGAATTTTGTTAGCATTTTGTAGAAACAACAGAGTTCCATGTTGCTGCAAAAACTTGACACAAATTAAGTGATGTCGTACGTATTGTTATATAGAGAACGGAGTATAATGACGAGGTTATGCTTTGCTTGTATCTGTTACCTTTGTTTTCTATAGCTATCATCTAACGTGACTGAATCAGGCAAAGGATCAGCCACTTCGGGGGATCCTACGCTATTATTATTCAATTTACTCGAATTATGTTTTATCCTCCAAGAACCTGTTATAGCAAGGTAGGAATCCTACCAACGACAGAAAGCTAGTTTCGTAATTATACGTCAATACATCATGTATATCCTACTATTGTCAACTGTTGAACTACATGAAAGAATCTACCTCTATAAGTATTCCTACAAAAATGTCTCTGCTTGAAATATAGCTCAAGTTCTCAATGAGATTTTGTAACAATTGTAACTTTGGTTATCGTGTACGGAGTAGTAGCCACTAACCTAGGTATCCAATGTTATTTAGTCACAGCTGGACAGTGAAGGGTTGCTTAATATAGATTCCTTGATGTGCAGTGTAGAATCTTTATCTTTATCTTTACCAGCAGAAATTGAAGACATCAGTGATCAGTATTACGCCGTTCTCATAACCCATAAGACCGCCAAAAAAACTGTTCACAGTTCTGCCTTGGACTCCAAGTCAATGTCTTCACCAGTTTTCAGACTCTCGGATTGAAGAGATGGTGGTGTAAACTCAACAGGATCCATTTCTTCATTTAATACTTTAGCAGTGAATAGTCTTGCCTCTTGATCAAGATCAACCCACTCGGCTATAATTCTTCTAGCACCCTGAGTGTATAAGGAGGTGAAATATGAAAACTATAACAGGAAATTTCCAAAAATATAACAATAACCTCACAAGTCAATGATGATACCTGAAGCTTGGGTTCTTTAGTCATTGGATTGTTGCACAGGTCAATGGTTTTTGCCTTGGGTTTTGTAGAATTCCCGCACCATGACTCACACCAGAGCCATTCTTGTGGGAGAGAAAATATCGGAACTGTATGTTGTGCATAGTTAGGAAGATCCTGAAATATTGGCAAATATGGTCAGTTTAACGCATATAAACATGTACACCCATGCCACAATGGATATAGTGAGATATGTCTTTCCCTTAAAAGTGTTCATTTGATGTCAAGTGAGAGTTGTCAATAAAATCTGGATTAAGAGTTAATAGGTAACAACGTCTTCTTATTAGAGCAATAAGGCTTTATACATATATCACACATACTAGTTACTACAACACTCCAACAATAGTCAAGAGATACTATAGGCACTAAATTAAAGTTCATAATGTTGTGTCAAGTCAAAAGTCTTTTTTAAACATGAAAATCTATCAAGAGACAACCTCATAATCTGAGATTAAAATGTCACCCCATTCTTAATAAAGTCACCTCTGCAAGTTAATCATTGAAGTCATCCATGTTTTACTACACAACTATATCACACAAGAAAAATATTGTATACCAAGTAAATAAAAGCCAACATAAAACTCAATAAGATGAAACATCTTTACTTTTTAGGTTGAAAGGGAAGGTCGAAAGTATATAATGCTGACAATTCAATACTCTTCTCTGTATATTTTTATAACAATCCTCCAATTAGTGTATTCTATTTTTGATATTAACATGATAATCTAACTTTAAAAGGAAACAAATAGGACACTACCTAAAATTAAGTAATCAAGATAATTGGCCTACCTGGTCCAGATTAGAGAGACTATTAGGATCCTTGCTCAAAGTTTCATATACTACTCTAAGATTATCTCCTGCTGCAGTTTGTCGGAATTTGGCCAGATCTACGACATACAGAGCACTGCAAGAGACAACACAAGATGATTCTCCAAAACACTAAGGAACTGAAAATGCAGCTTAAGCACAAATTTCACCTTATATGATAGGGTCTTCCTCGTAAGTGCTCTTTCCAGAATCCCTGTACCAAAAAGTTGCATGTTATCATTGTAAATACTGTGGTACTAAGCTACTAACTGCATATATAGAGTAGACGAGAGATTGTACTTGTCTCCAAAATCGATAGCCATCCATATCTTTGTTATTATCGCAGAATGGTGTATATGCTAAAGGTCTCCCTTTTATATCCATGTCATAAAGCTCACCCAAGTCAGCTCGGACAACCTGGTCTGCATCAACAAATATTACCTGCAGGTTGATACAGATATAATTAGTATGCCTTCAAATATAAGCAATCACAAACTCATAATTAAAAGACTGAGAAAGATGCCAACCACAAAGCAAGCTATTTACCTTGTCAAGTGACAGGGGAAATATTACATCAAGAAACAAGATTTTATAAGCCCAAATAATCCGTTGCTTTTCTGTTTGTTTATGCAACCATGTAGGCCACTTGTAAGTTATCAGTTCATAATCAAATCCATATTCTTGTGCCATAAGTGGAATGACATCCTGTCACATAAAATATTAAGTATGAATACTAAATTATATAGACTTCCAAACATATTCAACCTCAACACAAGAAATTTTTTAACCTTGAACTTTGGAGACAAATAGTTCTTAATAAACCAAAACTTGACAGGCCGATGAGTGTTCTTCAGAACGCtcaatatcataattttgagAAATCTTTCATATctgtaaaagaaaaagaaaaagaaaaagaaaaagaaaaagaaaaagaaaaagaaaaaaactattAAACGTTATGAAAGGAAAACAATATGATTCCTATCTGAAGTGACAATGTCCAAATTAAAAAGAGAAGGCAAAATATATGAGAAAGACAATATAGACACATGATACAACAAATATTCATTTAAGGCTCCAATGCGGAAACTGTTCACCTAATGATTCACTGCTTTAGTTTGTGAGAAAACAATCAGGTTGGAACTCCGCAGCTAAcggttttggatcctctagagttctaaaataactctacaaccattgaatgaaaaacCAATGgctcatatattatctttccaaaatccaccctattttttctcatcaatattcACCCCGTGATTTCCCCTTCCCACtaatatgagccattgattttaaaatgtatggcttagatacaactctaccttgtagagtttatcaaaactctagaggatccggactcGCAGCTAACTGTATTACATATTACTAACTAATTTTGCCCAGAAAAAGTAACTATCAGAAAAAACACATCATTTAAAAGATGCGACTCGCCAACTTTCAGATTTAGCAACTGcagatttattttgttttttcagaaacaagcaaaataaaaagaaaatatcccATGAAAAAACCAATCCAATCGCCAAATATTTAAAGAAAGTAGATAAATATTGGAGTGTAATCAACCAAACCTTGAAAAACAATTTGCTGGAGGTGTCAACTAAATAATTCAGTGCTGATGTCTATTCATAGTTACTGGGTTCAGATTTTTATCCTTCCTAAAGCTGTAACTAAAAGAACTAATGAtcttacccaaaaaaaaaaaacttgcagGTTGTAGAGCCTTTTTGTGGCATGGGAATGCTGAAAGTCTAAAGCCTGGTTATGTTGACTAGGAGTAGATGTGCAATTGCGAGGGTTTGGGAATCAGAAACGCATTCCTATTAAACTATGAAGCATTGGGAAAACATGTTTGGGACGTTGCTAGGAAGCAGGATACTCTTTGGGTGATATGGATTCCCTGCAACTATGTGAAAAATCAGAACTGGTTGGATAATTTTAGCAGCAAGTTGGTCTTGGAAAAGTATTTGCAAAGCCCGGGAAGTGGTAAATAATGCTGTGCAGATGCAAAGTTGGTCTTTAAGTCAGAAGTACTCTGTGAACAATATAAAAGAATGTTGGGTGATCATCCAGATATTGCTTGGACCTATTCTGTTTGGAATTGATATGTGCTACCAAAACATCAGTTTGCGACTTGGTTGACATGTAATGGAAGATTGCAAACTAAAGATTGGCTCTTTGGGGTTAGCTCCGACGATGAGCGTTTGATTTGCAAAGGTGATGCTGAAACACATACTCATATTCTGGGTGATTGTCCCTTCGCCTTCGGTGTATGAGTATAAATCATGACCTGGTTAGGGGTTTGCAAGGCAGGAAACATTCTGCAAATTCTGACTTGGATACGAAGGAACTACAAAGGTAGTGCTTTAGGAAGAAAACGCCACCATCTACATGATTTGGCTAAATAGAACTAATTCTTTATGGAAATTAAAAATCATGACAGTGGAGTATACAGTTCGGAAGATTTGTCATTGTGTAAAAAATAGAATTAGTCAGGTCATAAGTAGAAAGGTAAGTACACAGATAAAGTTGGTTGTATAGCTTACAGGGTCTTTTTGTGTAAAAGTGTAGTAATAAGGCTTCTTATGCCTTACTGTTTTAGGTTCTCATAGGATGAGGACTATGAGGAGTCCATCCTAGATGGTTTGCTCCACTATGATGAACCTTAGGTTGTAAATCTGATTGTTTGATATCAATATTCTTTTACTTAccacagaaaaaaaaaattaaatctaacGAATGTCTTCCTCAATACACCATAACCAGTAAGTAAAAAAAGCAAATGCAGAGCAGTCATAGGATGAATTTGAACTCTGAAATTTGTTCCAACCATGAAGCATATTTGTAGAAGCGATCAAAATCAGTAATGAGGAATTGGCCAGTAAATGAGAAGTGAGAAAGGGGAAACAGCAATTAGTATTCAAACTCTTAGGTATAGACTTCAAATCAGCAAACAATTCTTAAACAAATCTACTTATTCCTCAAATCAAAATGGTATACCTACTTATTTTTCATTGCCCCACAAGcccaataataaaaaaaaaatataaacaaaacCCTCCTGCTATCACCACAAGCAGTATGTGGAAGGGTCGAGGGAAAGCCATTAGACTCAGAAGAGAGAAAGGAACATCATtacagaaagaaaaaaaaagccaATACGTAATAGCCCTCTACATCTTTGAGAATCTTTTTTCTATGTCGAAAGACCACTGGTTTAGAAAGGCTCACAAACTATGATAATATGCTCAGGAGATTAAGTAACTGAGGTTTTTTTTTGGAGATCTACTTCCTTGACAGCATGGCCATCAAGTGGGTCTTGTGGTGAATAGGAATAGTAATCTTTGTATGTATATCTTTGGACCATTGACCTCTTTAGGAGAGAGTGAATGAGTTAGTGTCCATTTGGGATTCGATGGTTTACCATCAGGATTTCCCCAAGGACGGGCTTGAAATTTTCTTACaccaaaattttaaaaagaGCTCCTGCTCTGTAATGATGTAACTAGTTCTAACTAATGAAATATCTCTTAATCTAAGCAATATGGTTAATCTAAGCAATATGGTTATGTGACActtgaaagaaagaaaaaactttAATTTCATACCATCACAATTCATacattcatttaattttttgtAAAGGCATATTTCCAATTCACGGCATAGAAGTTTGAGCCACAGGATCATACTTACAAGAGTTCAATTTCCAATAATACTCACACCTCTTCAGACTCCATTAGTCTATGAAGTTGGCCAAGTAATGCACAAAACTACAGGAAACAAAGTTGGTGTCATATTTCCGACCCCAAAAATGCCTTACTGGAAATTATTACTCCCTTTGTACCTTTATGTTTACCCTAATTTTCTTTTGGGGTTGTACGTTTGAGGCTCCACCACTTTACTCTCACATTCACTATTTTGGGTTCcaccaattttatttttcatcaaCTCCACCCaaataaaaaagttaaaaagtaaTTTAATGGGGCAaaggggacggagggagtatatgtcaAAAATTCTTAATGACGAAAGGAGTCAAAGACCCACAGAGTGGGAGGCATTGGATACAGGCTATAAAGCAGTTTAAGGAGTGGTTTCCAGAATTGCGCATACATTTTAGAGATAAAATGAGCTTGAGGATTCTTTTGTTTCCTCCATCAATTTGATGATTTTCAGGCACACCATATACTGCTGAAAGAGGAACAGAAAATAGAAGCTGAGTGGTGAACAATCTAACCACAATTCAAAGTAAGAATGAGTGATAGCTATCAGGGGTTTCTAGCGAGAAAGAGGCAGAAACCAGTGAGAATATAATATGTAGATGTCCTTTAGCAAAGTTCAAAAAGGGTTTAAGGAGTAAAGATATGTCTCTTAGCATGAAATAGTGAGTCTTCACCAACATGTATTTTGGTAGATATTTGGAAGGATGGGAGTATCAAATACTTCGTACTTATTCTTAAAGATAACTGTTTATGAAATGTTGTTGCTTCTTCCCCAAGGCAGTGAAACTAACACCCGGCCTATGTCACCATTTTGGTTACTATACATTGAGAATCATAAATGATGTCAGAGCTCATGGTATGCCCAAAGTTCAAGACTTAGAGTCTGACAAGGGGAAGTTTTATGCTTAGTCGGTTGGTCTCTTAGAAGAATTTGCTaacaattattttttattttatctacCACGAAATGAACGCATATACTACTTGTCCTCATGCTGTATTTCTCTCTTCTTGTTTTAATAAAGATCTTTTTCTTATCtgataaacaaaaaataaaggaaaatataAATAGAAAGAAAATCAGAAACTGATATTGAAATTCTTCACTTACAAGTGTCCTGAAGCAACCGAAAATATATTAATGGTTTTCCCGTATCGATCACTTTTACTCTCCTGCAAAAGTTCATGTTCAAGTATTGTTATCCAACAGTTCAGCTAAAACTAATGAAAGCCATTATAATGCTGAGATCTCAGATAACAATTTCAAGCCATAAACATACAAGCCTTAAAACGGAAGATAAAAAGCTATTGTATTGAAATGGCCCTTTAATGTTGATTGCTTAAGCATCAAAAAGCAGCTTAAACATTCCAAGTGTCATTTAACTAGAATAGAATGGCAGCATAAAACATGCTAGATTAACCAACTGCAAAAACAACCAAATCAAACCCATCTGATCCAAGACAGCGAATAAAGTCAGCACTTCTAGTTGAGTAAGGACAACCTTATAAatctcaaaaataaataaataaataaatattaaggAAAAGGATAAAGATCAAGAAGAAGACGGTGCACCTACAGCCTTGAGAAAAGTAAAGGAATTAAAGAGaaagaaaacaaataaacaGAACTTAAAGCGTTATCCTAATAAATTGCAAATTTTACACTGATTTTTCTCTTTTAATCAAGAATGAGTCAAAGCTGAGGTGGTGTAAGGCACATAAGTTTCAGCCCATTAACAAAAAGACCGAAGAATATCTTGTTCTACAGGAATAAAATACTTAATAGCCATAACTTATGCATCGGTAaagttattaaataaattcttcatTGTTACAATGCAATTAATTTTGGCAAGTTGATGAATTATATCTTCATAAACATATATATGTCCATTTCAATTAAACATCTTCAgttaatgaaaaatataaactTAACAGAACAAACCCTGGCCTAAGCTCTGTAGGCTTTGGTGACAAGCACCGTCAAGCATCACCAAGCAGGATATAACTTAAAGGTTCAAGTAGTAAAATTGAATACCAGTGTGAACACGTGAGAGTGCATCAACACTTAGTGGTATATCTAGCCAAGCTAATGCTTCAAGAATTCCGATGAAATTTGTATCCAGATTCAAGTGTAAAAAATTATGACATGAAAGGGGGAAGACCACAGTAAATTACCGGCATTCTGCTATCACTGTTTTCTGTACTCTGACTTCCGCCAATGAGACCAGAAGCCCATTTAAATAGATTTTTGTTCCAACTTCTCTGACTTTCCTGCAGAAGCAGCAAAAAGAAGCTAACATCTTGACTTGAAAAAGAAAttatgaaaaagaaaaggcaaTTGTCGGTTTATAAAAACTGACTTTGATACTTTCAGGCGAttggccatcatcatcatcagagGCCAGCAACTTCTGAtgttcttttccctttttcttcACTACTTCCAAATGAACGACTTTACCGCGTAAATCATTTATGATTATACGCTTTGAAAAGGTGGCCTTTTGTCTTCCACTATCATCCTCTATCAAATGGTAAAGTTCAGAACTTCTGCCTGGAGCAAGTAGCAAATACCATATTCCAGGAGACACTTTCATTTGCCAGTAGCCTAAATTTGCCATGACAAGAGTATCAACCAGATGGGGAGCGCTCTTGGTACCGAGAATCATTTGAAGACCTCTTGGTGGTTCCTGGTCCTTCTCAAAACAATGACCTGATCTCCACATTTAACATAAGGAAACCAACTGTAAGCAACAGAATAGACCATAAACCTATGAGTTTTGGATTTGCACTGCGAAACTCGTTGCATGAAGCAATCTGACAATGCAGAAAGTCAGTTTTCATTCAAAACCACAACTACAATACCTGTAAGAACAAGCGCTTCGAGTTCAAATACAGCTTGCAGTGTCCTTGTATCTCCCAAATTTTCGAGCAATATGTTATCCAAGTCATGGCTGATGCAGATTAGACAACAGAAGGGGTTGTATTAGGGGGCGAGAAAACTACAAGTGGGAAACTTAAAATTTAAGGTGACCTTGTCATGAAACTAATAGGTTAACGCAAAAATAACATACACAGCAATGACAGGCTCCACAAGCCATGTTTCAGGTACATCAAGGTTCATGGTCAACGTTTTGGATAATGGCATATTTGCAAAGAAAGCCTTAGGACCATTCACAGCATAATCAGAGCAACTAAAGTCATCCTGGACAAAATGAGACAGTCAGCATATTAAAGGGACAATAGGAGGCTAGTAGCAAGTATGAATAGAGCTGAATTATTAGCAGCAATACCATCGATGGAACAACATATCTGTAGTAATTCTTCAATGGGAGATCAACAAGCGAACTCTGCCATGAAATAAACATATTAACATATGCaatataaacaaaaataaataagaaatactCCCACTGTTctctaatactccctccgtcccaatgTAGAGTGCCCAGTTTCCTCTTTCATCCGTCCCAATTTAGTTCGCCCCTTTCTATTTTTGGCAAGGACCCACTATTACTTTACTAGTTCTCTCTTCCCACTACTAAAATCTAGAGtgccacaccctctctcattcaattagaaaaatattccactttaaaaaaaaaattgagaacaACACTCCAAAACTCTACTTAAAACTATTTGCCATGCTAAAGGGAACTCTAAATTTGGACACAGGGAGTACTGGGGGAAAAAAAGCATTATTTTTGTCTGACTCGTACTAAATGCTCCAATTTAAACACCAGCAGTAACTTCAGAGGAACAATAGGATATCCCAAAACGGAATGCTTGGCAACTACTTGGGAATGGAGGGAATATATGATTCTGAGAAATATTAGCAAGACCTTTTAAGCCTCTTGTATGCTGTTCTCCCTTGTAGAATATACAAACTTGATCTATGGAACACAACACAAGTAAAAGCTATCATTCAAAATTGCGTTAAACTTTACTAATTAGCACTTTAGCAGTAGAGGCATAGCTTTGGCGTTTTGACAGTGTCTCCCAATGCCTAACACCATTTTTAGGACGTGTCTCAGCTCCTAATTTAACCCTTGTTGATCCAAACCAAGTGCCAAGTGTCCCTGCTCCAGAGATTAAAGGGGACTTCTTTCCGAGAACCTCTATAGAGAAAATTTGCCTTCCTAAGAATCATCCTTTTGGTTTATTGTCAACAAGCAAAGTTTTTGTGGCTTGATGAGCTGGGAATTTTATACTACAGGAAGATAGGCTCATTTGTCACATATTGACATACAAGATACTACCATTTGTCACATATTGACATACTAAAACCAAATGCAGAGACATCGAACACCATTAACTTGCAAGACATCCTTAATCTGTATGTGGGGGGACAAGGAAGAGGAGGCGGAGTTAAAACAAGGCCTCTTCCTCCATCACAAAGCCTATTCTATTGGATATACAACTTTTCATTAAAAACTAACTTAAAGTCATCCAAACAGAAGAAGTCCAGTCCCCCAATGAGGCAACATCACTGGGTAGTGAATATAATTCTGCTTCCCTGAAGACATAACCTCCTCGGCAATCACCCGCTCATTAAATGAGAATCTTTTCTTTTCCCCTCTTTGCAAAATATGACCAGGAAATCTATTTACACGGCTACCAGCTTTGAAATGTTTAATAAAAAGATAACCTGAGACAGAACTCACCAATGGATTAAGTACAATTCTCATGTTTGGCTGAAAATATTTCCCTAAGATTTGGAGAATAGATGTAAGCTTCTGTCCTGACGGACTCAAGGGGTCAATCACTGCATCAATATGGATAGGACTTTCACTGCTCAACACAACAGCACTGCGgacaaaaaaagtaaaataaattatatcAAAAGCAatgataaaaaaattaaaaataaaattaaaaaaagagtGGATATAAAAAGCAGAAAATTAAACAAAGTTCAGAATTATATCAAAAAACAAGGATCCCTCGATAATAACGGAAAGAGAGGTAACATCTGCATGATGTCAAAGACCAACACAAGTACACCTGTTATACCTACTTGCAAGGTACTTCTACTTTGGCGGAACACATAGTTCCATCGGTGATCAGAATTATTCTTTGTCCAACCTCAATTCAAATGGAACTATTCCATTATTTTGGAGAATGGACAGACCGCATAGGCACAAAGACACGAATTCTAAGAAATATAAACATCAGTTTTCAATGATATCCAAACATCATAGTTaaaaagaaatattatataaaacCCATGAGATTCTTCATGGAACATTTCTATGGAGATCACTTAACCTGTATGTCGCTTGCAAAATCTCAAAACGAGCACCCTCG encodes:
- the LOC110800740 gene encoding NADH--cytochrome b5 reductase 1, with the translated sequence MELCCFYKMLTKFNSTYWEIMNSFKSLTEYSFSIAIALVVIAGIAIITFFGKWKPKGCLNPKKFKEFKLVKRTKVSHNTDRFRFALATPESTIGLPVGQYIRCRGKDSDGEEVVRPYTPITLDSNIGYFELLVKMYPQGRMSHHFRQMREGDFLPVIGPVGRFRYQPGQARAFGMLAGGTGITPMFQITRAIMENPKDQAKIHLIYANHTVDDILLKDDLDSFARKYPERFNIHYVVSEPPLNWDSGVGRISKEIIQKHFPKPATDVMILRCGPPGMNKAMVAYLNELGYLPETLFEF